In Xylocopa sonorina isolate GNS202 chromosome 3, iyXylSono1_principal, whole genome shotgun sequence, one genomic interval encodes:
- the LOC143433551 gene encoding uncharacterized protein LOC143433551 — protein MTAAYTNDPITQEQSVEKKTSTMVNKTTHGRKEQATSEESNELTSTEIMKLATGGQDQEEIPVNQERLRPCVSADVSELLEQKVENATEYKKSIEDSEHLEENENTSIIADNDQATIIDTNDTENNASGDCEPSVSNSAASLIVSMKVDAFLTECGSQDAVSGTRGTEYSPKDNFKLQELENSIESIATEVGNFSNSFESCNGSYETPIFQNDAEETYDPESELNFHEAVRAGDAKCVAALLASDSVQNLDEPDWNVSGDPPLLVAATNHCLPILSLLLANGCDPAVRSPRGETALHRVILNGGPGNVLQFVAELLKYGCPSGVKEAGGGLTALHILTRQLAHAQGSKNLHHNFEAALKTLDILARAGPVNAKDHQGRSALHILASSTIFDNNHRTEIESLIETLLAAGADPSLKNDRGETPLHECLECGALNTAFLLIPHTPANIMSRYGETPLHIASRKNYADMVAKLLEHGEDPSVQDAGGNTPLHLASARGFHQTVSLLVTSPLAQLEKLNTEGLTALQVAAESGFVNAVRLLLKAGADPTQTIHYCTKILHRHPDISVLIDHELSRRRQLAA, from the exons ATGACTGCCGCTTACACGAACGATCCTATAACCCAAGAACAGAGTGTAGAGAAGAAGACGAGCACAATGGTCAATAAAACAACGCACGGGAGGAAAGAACAGGCAACCAGCGAAGAAAGCAACGAGCTTACATCCACTGAAATAATGAAGCTTGCAACAGGTGGTCAAGATCAAGAGGAAATTCCTGTTAATCAGGAGAGACTAAGACCGTGCGTGTCGGCCGATGTATCGGAATTGCTCGAGCAGAAGGTTGAAAATGCTACGGAATATAAAAAATCAATCGAAGACAGTGAACATCTCGAAGAGAACGAAAATACCTCGATTATCGCCGACAATGATCAAGCCACGATTATTGACACGAATGATACCGAAAACAATGCGTCGGGTGATTGCGAGCCGAGTGTATCGAACTCGGCTGCAAGTTTGATTGTATCGATGAAAGTCGATGCGTTTCTCACCGAGTGCGGTTCTCAGGATGCAGTATCGGGAACACGTGGAACAGAGTATTCACCGAAAGACAACTTTAAGTTACAAGAATTGGAGAACTCCATTGAGAGCATCGCTACAGAGGTGGGCAATTTTTCGAACAGCTTCGAGAGTTGCAACGGCTCGTACGAGACACCGATTTTTCAAAACGACGCCGAGGAAACGTACGACCCGGAGAGTGAATTGAATTTTCACGAGGCCGTACGTGCAGGAGACGCCAAGTGCGTCGCGGCACTTCTTGCGAGTGACTCTGTACAGAACCTGGACGAACCGGATTGGAATGTTTCAGGTGATCCACCCCTGCTGGTCGCTGCTACAAATCATTGTTTGCCTATCCTCAG TTTACTACTTGCGAACGGATGCGATCCAGCTGTGCGTTCCCCTCGCGGTGAGACGGCGCTTCACAGAGTGATTTTAAATGGAGGGCCAGGAAACGTATTGCAATTCGTAGCAGAACTCCTGAAATATGGTTGTCCGTCGGGCGTGAAAGAAGCTGGCGGTGGTTTGACCGCGCTGCACATACTAACGCGGCAGCTAGCTCACGCACAAGGATCGAAAAATCTGCATCACAACTTCGAGGCAGCTTTGAAGACCCTCGATATATTGGCACGTGCTGGTCCTGTTAACGCGAAGGATCATCAAGGCCGCAGCGCACTCCATATTTTGGCCTCGTCCACTATTTTTG ATAACAACCATAGGACTGAAATCGAATCGTTAATCGAAACTTTGTTAGCTGCTGGTGCGGATCCATCACTGAAGAACGATAGAGGAGAAACTCCTTTACACGAGTGCCTCGAGTGCGGTGCTTTAAACACTGCGTTTTTACTCATACCACACACCCCAGCCAATATAATGTCACGTTATGGTGAAACTCCGTTGCACATTGCCTCCAGAAAAAATTATGCCGATATGGTCGCGAAACTGTTGGAACACGGGGAAGACCCTAGTGTACAAGATGCTGGTGGTAACACACCGTTGCATCTAGCCTCCGCTAGAGGTTTTCATCAAACCGTATCTTTGCTGGTTACATCGCCACTTGcacaattagagaaattaaacaCGGAAGGTTTGACCGCCCTTCAGGTAGCCGCGGAAAGTGGCTTTGTTAATGCAGTAAGGTTGTTGTTAAAAGCTGGCGCGGACCCAACTCAAACAATCCATTATTGCACGAAGATCCTACATCGTCATCCTGATATCTCAGTCCTAATAGATCACGAATTGAGTAGACGTCGCCAGCTTGCCGCTTGA